From the Polyangiaceae bacterium genome, the window CCGTAGCCGCCCCAATGCTCAGGGCGCGCGATGGGTTGATTCCCCAGGGCAGCAAGCTGGGCCTCGCGCTGGGCCTCTAGCTCCGCAAAACTCTGAATGCGCTCGCTCTGAGGTGAGAGCAGCGCACCCAGCTGGCTACCTCGCGGACGAGCGGCGAAGTAGTCGTCGCTCGCCTCAGCTGAGAGGCGTTCCACGCCTCCTTGGATGCGCACCTGTGCCTCGATGCTTGGCCAGTGGAACACCAGCGCCGCGCGACCCGTGGCTTCGAGCTCCCGCGCCTTGCGGCTCTGGTAGTTCGTGAAGATGCGGAACTGACCGTGCACGCAGCTCTTCACCAGTACCATGCGCACCGCGGGGCCGTTCTCGCCGTAGGTTGCGAGAGCCGCCGCGTCAGCGCGGTCACCCCCAGCGCGCGCCAAGGTGTACCATGCGGAAAAAAGCTGGAGCGGGTCCGCACCCGCAGTTGGTTCCGCTCGCCGTTCGAGCAGTTCGGGGTTTCCGGCGCGTGTTTGGGGGTGAGGGGTCATGCGCGGCTCAATTCCTTGCTGAGGCACTCGAGAGCAGAGCGCAACCGGTCCGGCGGATAGAAGGCATAACCAATGGGGAAGCCGTGCAGGTGCGGTCGGCCGACGAAGGCCTGAGGCATCAGTTCGATGCGGATGTTTTGCTCGGCCATGCGCGCTGCGAGCGCCTGCAGGTTCACGCTGTCAGGGACGGAGAGCCACAGGATTGGTCCCCCGCCGGGCGTCGTCCAGCGCACACCTTCGGGCATCAGCTCTTCCAGGGCGTCCAAGCAGGCGTGATAGCGCTCGTCGAGCGCCTTCTGGATGCGGTTCAGGTGCGTGTCGTAGTAGCCGCGATCCAAAAACTCCGCGAGGGCTGCCTCCATCAGCGTTGCGTTGCCGAGGGTCGCTAGGCGCTTTGCCGCGAGTAGCGCTGGCATTGCCGCACGGGAACAAAGGACGTAGCCGAGGCGTAGGCTCGGAAGCAGCTTCTTGGTGAATGAGTTGACGTAAAGTACGTTCTCACCCCCCAGGGCGCGGAGGCTTGGCCGATAGTCGTTTTCGCTCAACATATCGGAGCCCCAGTCGTCTTCCAGTAGGGCGAAGTCGAGGCGTTGAGCGAGGTCGAGCAAGCGTTCTAGCTCGTGGCTCGAGTAGGAGTGCCCCGTGGGGTTCTGAAACGACGTGATCGCATACATCAGCCCCGGGCGGTTGCTCGCGAGGTCGCGCTCCCAGCTGGCGAAGTCGATGTTTTCGAATGGGTCCAGGTCGAGAGGCACGAGGCGCAGATTGTGAGCTTCGAAGAGCAAGCGCGCGTAGCGATAGATCGGGTTCTCGAAGGCGATGCAGCGGGGTGCCAGGGCCCGACTGACCACGTCCAGCGCCTGCTGTGAGCCCGTCGTCACGAGCACCTCATCGGCGGATGTACGGATCCCGCGCGCGCAGAGTCGCGCGGCGATGAGTTCGCGCAAGGGAGGATAGCCCATGGCGTCGTAGAAGGTCGGGAGGCCCGGGAGGCTCAGTACCGAGCGGATACAGTCCGAGAGCTGCTTGTGCGGCAGGAGCTCTGGGTCGACGAACACGGCGCTCAGGTAGGTGTCACCGCTCGCGAGTCGCGCCTGGTGGTCCACCGCGAGGCTGTTCAGGTGAGGAGCCGGTGCGCTCAGATCGCGCTCGGGCGGTGGCGAGTAATCGTCAGGTGGCTTGACGAACACCCCCGCGCGCGAGCGCGACTCCAGGACGCCCCGCAGACACAGCTCGTCGTAGGCTGCCTGCACGGTGTTCTTGGAGATCCCGAGCTGGTGCTCCAGCGCGCGCACCGGAGGCATGCGCGCACCCGGTGGGAGCCGACCCGCGGCTTGCTCCGCCAACACCGCCTGCACCAAGTCCAGCGCGCCTGCGCGACGACCGCTCGCGGACTGAATCGACAGCCTCAGGTGGGGAGCTCGTGCCATAGGCCGCATAGGGTGCGGCATGCGTCGTGGTGTGGCCAGGGACAGCGGCTGGATTGGCGGTGAGACAGCTACTCCCCGAGGATCGGGATCACCCGCAGCGCGCCGCCGAATTGCTGGACGTACAGCGTGCGCCCATCAGGGCTGGCCGCGATGCCGTTTGGCTGATTGAACGTCGCGGAGCCTGCCGGCCCATCGTCGGTGCCGCGTACGCCCGTGCCCGCGAACACCGTCGCCTGGCCGCCGTTGATGCGCCAGATGTGCTGGCCGTTGAAGCTGGTCGCGTAGATCCCGCCGTACGCCGGGGTCAGATCGGCCACGCGGATCGAGCCTGTCTCTTGCACCTGACCGAGCAAGGTCGTTTCCCCGAGGTCACCAAGGTGCCAGACCTCGCCGGTGTTTGCGCTGGCGACGATCACCTGGCCGTCGCTGTCGTACTCCATCGCTACGGGTCCGTTCAGCGACGCGATTTGGACTGGCGCTTGTCCTTCTCGAGCCTCTAGCACCTGGTTCGTGCTCCAAGCGGAGATCCAGAGCGCTCCATCGGGACGCACCACCAGGTTGCTGCAGCTCACGTCGGGGATCTCGGTGACGACGCCTGAGGGCGCGACCTTGAAGATGCTGCCGTTCGGGTCAGCCCACTCGCAAGCGTAGATCGTGCCATCGGCCGCGAGCGCGTTGCCCAGGGGTTTGCGCAGCTGGTCGCTCAGCACACTCACGCTGCCATCGAGGTTGATGCGCAGGAGCGACTTGCCGTTCGCTGTGAGCCCGCTTCCGTTGGGATCCGATGCGATCAAGTAGCCATCGGGGTGCCATGTGAGGTCGTCGCCGGCGCCGGAGTCTTTCAGCAGCGTGGTGACTTGCCCAGCATGGACCCCGCTCGGCTCCGCGTCGACTTGAGCATCGCTCGCTGCATCCGCCGCGGCATCGACTCCGGCGTCGTTCGCGGCATCCGGCTTGGTATTGCTTGCATCGACTGCAGCGTCGTTCCCCGCGTCTTGGCTCGAGGTGTTCGAGGTGGCGGACTCACTACAACCTAGGAGCAACAAGCAGGCGAAGACCGTACGCATTGGAAGGTGCACGAAGCGTATTCCTCACCCCCAAACCAACAAGGGAAAACGTCCGCTCGACGTGAGTGTGCGATTCCTTACGGTAAGGTGGTCGTGTGCAAGCGGTGTGCGTTTTCTAACGCCTCAAGCGCTGGCGCTCAGCACGCGACCGCCGCGGGTCGGTGACTCACCGGGAGCGCCACCTTCCGCGCTCTCGGATTCGGTACTCTCGGGCGCGGCAGCGGATACCACTTCACTCGTGTTTTCGTGCGGCAATGCATCGTCGGATACGCTCTGCTTGCTGGCCGTTTCCGGGGGGGAGCGCTCGGCGTCTTCGGGCACCTGATCGAGCCAAGTATTGAACTCAGGATCTTCCAGGGCGCGGGAAGTCACCGCCGCGACGGCGGTCCGCGCGGCCTGCTCGCAGGCTTCGATGGCGTGGGAGCGGCTGGTTCGTACGCGGTCCGCCCAGAGCTGGATGTCGTGACCGACATCGAGCAAGCGGGTTCGCAGTACGCATTCTCCGCTGATCGCGCTGGCACCGGCTTCGACGACGAAGTCCACCTCGAGGGCGCGTCCCAGGCGTTCCGCGTCCCAGTTCGGATTCTCCCGTTGGAGTGAGATCACGCTCCCGAGGGGGCGTACTCTTAGGCCGGGCGCCGTCGAGAGTTGGTCGACGACCTCTTCACAGAGTTCGTCGAGCACCGGACAAGCCTGAGAAGGCTCACTGGGTACATGGGGCACGACTGCGATGCTCGGCACTCGACTTTTTGCCGCTTGGGCTCGAGAGCTGGCAGGCGCCGGAGCGGGCTTGCTGCTCACGGGCTGGCTCGGTGCGAGTGCCGCGGAGTGAGGCTCGAGTGCCGCATTCACCTCGCTCAGCCCGTGAGAGGTCAGGGTCGGGCGTTCGTCCCCAACGCTCGGAGGGAGCCAAATCAATGGACGACTCGGGTGAGAATCGGTAGCGCGTAGCCAAGCCTTCAACTCCAACGCAACGTTGGCCGCCGAGGCGGGGCGTTGCTCCGGGGCCCGCGTGAGGCAGTGCAGGGTGATCTCAGCCAGCGTGTCCGGAAGATCCCTGCGGAAGTTTCTCGGATCCGGGGCGTCCAAGCGTAGCCGCGCCAAAGCCGTGGTGCTTGGGGTCTCTCCCCGCCACGGCAGCACGCCCGTGAAGAGCTCAAACAGCACGATACCTAGGGAACACAGGTCCGCGCGTTGATCTACCGCTTTTCCACTGAGCTGCTCTGGGGCCATGTATGCAGGGGTGCCCACGACCTGCCCGAGCTCCGCCGCGCGCTCGTGCGCGTCCTCCAGGTCGCGCTCCAGCTTGCTCGACTGAGCGATCCCGAAGTCCATGATCACGACCCGCTGGGCGTCGGCTCCCATGGGCTCCAGCATCACGTTTTGTGGCTTGAGGTCTCGATGGATCACTCCAGCCCGATGAGCGGCGTTTAGACCCGCGCAGATTTGCAGCCCGATTTGCGCAATGGTGCGGTCGTCCAACTGCGGCCCTTTGGCTACGCGCGCTAGGGTGTTCCCTGCGATGGGCTCCATGGTGATGAACAGGTCGTCGCCGTCGGACGCAATGTCGTAGGTACGAGAGACGTTCGGGTGCGTGACGCGTCGGGCGAGTTTCACTTCCCGGCGGAAACGTTCGAGGGCGCCGGGTACGTCAACTACGTCTCGCCGCAGGAGCTTGAGAGCGACCTTGTCATCGAGCTCGAGATCTTGGGCGAGGTAGACTGTGCCCATCCCACCGACGCCCAACAGTTCGTTGACCCGGTAGCGCCCGTCCAGGACCTTTCCGATCCGTGACGAAGCGGGAGGTTCCAGCGGGGAGTCGGAACGTGCAGCGGCATACTTGCTTTCGAGCTGCTCACGTAGCCGAGCGCGTAGATCCTTTTGGGCCACTGTTGGGGATTGAGCAGCTTTCATGCCAGCCTCGCTCTATCGCTGGCTCTGGATTGCGGTCGAGCTAGCTCGTCGCGTCATTTACGTGCGCAAATCGCTGACTCCAGCGTTTTGATTTCGCGCCCGGGAGGCGCGAACAAGTAACAATTCACGTTACGTGACGCTTCGCTGACCTGGATGGAGCACGACTCCAGATGGATCAACGCGCACATCTCGCTCCCGTTGCGGCAGAGCCTGCAGTGTTCGCGCAACCGCTCGCGGAGTCCGAATGTTCCCGCTCAACACGCCGGGCAGCTGCAAGCCAAGCCCTTGATGCCTGAAAAGTCTTGGCAGGCGTTGAAACCCTGGACGCACACTGTCGGGCCGAGACATTCGCAGGTTGCAAACCCGTTGCAGCCGTCGGGAATTTCCACGCAGTGATACTCCGGACCGAGCTGGGTGTCGTACGTTGCGCAAGCAACGTTCTCGCCGACGCAGTCAGCGCACGAGGTAACACCCACACATTCGATCGCTGGGACGCAGTCCCCGCTCCAACATCCGCCTTCGATCTCGGCCACCTCACCCGGGCCGCAAACTGGCGACGGGGTCGCACAGAGTGCTTTTCGACCATCGCACTCGTATCCGGCCACGCAGCGCCCCGCGATGCACTGCGGCTCCTTGATGCCTTGTCGGCTGCACTCGTCGACGTCGCAGACGAGATCGCACCCCCCTGGATTCTCACCGTTGGGCACCCCAAGGCAGCTGCAGCAGTCCGAGAACAACTTGCAATCCCCTGCGGAAACGCACTCAGCTGCAGTGGAGCCTCCGCCACTACCGCCCGTGGTACCGCCGCTGCCGCTCGAAGCACCACTGCCTGTGTTCCCCGTCCCGCCGCTGGCGGACGTACCGCCGTTCCCCCCGTTCCCGGAAGTACCGCCACTCCCTGCGCTGCCCGAGCTGCCGCCGCTCCCGGAAGTGCCCCCAGCGGATACCGACCCGTTCCCATCGCCGGAAGTCTCGCCGCAACCGATCGCTACCGCCGTCAGCACCAAAGCCAAGAAATGGATTCGCATACGACCCTCCGGGAAGCAGTTTAGTCCGTTCGTGGTGAGGTGCCAGCTTTAATCCATAGGGAAACCAGGCTTGGCGAACGCAGCTGCCGACAATCAGTGCTCGAGGACACGCGCGCGGCGCTGAGGGAAGTCCCACTCACAGACCAGGGGGATACTTGCTCCGCTCGATAGCCACTGGATCTCGTATGCCTGCGAGACCATCTCTACGGGCGCCTTGCCGAGGCTCCCTTTGGCATCTCTGATGGTGACGAAGCCGGGCTTATCACCAGCCTGCCCTGGCATCGCTGGTAGGAGCGAGTGGATGAGACGCGAGGTGACCACGACTTCGTAGCGTCCGCTTGGGTCCTTGAAGCGTGCGTACTGCGTTTCGTAGCTGCAGACGCTCACAATGAGGGCGATCCCGAGGCCGAGCTTGAATACGAGCAAATGCCAGAGCCGCATGATCCGGACTTTGTGCGAATCATGCGGCGGTAGTGAGGCGTAGTTGAGGAGGCTTCGCGGAAGTGCACTACTTCGTGGTGCTGAGCTTCACCTGGATCTTCTTGAACTTGATCCCGTTGATGCGCGTGTCGTCTTTTCCGTTGGTGTCGGTGCTGATGTCTGGTCCGCCGGTGTCACCCACGATCGCGAACGCCTGCACAGGGCCCGAACTTGGCGCAACGATGTGCACGTGGTTGCCCTCACTGGGGAGATACGCGAGACCCTTCATCACCAGGTCGTTGAGACGCTTCATTTCCTTGCGCGCTGCCGTGTCCGCCTTGGCCGCCGGGTTTGCGAAGAAGAACATGGCTTGAGAGATTTCGTTGAAGCGCCCGAGGAACTTCACGAAGTCCTCTGTCGGCCCAAACAGCTGGAAGCCAGCGGGCTTACTCACGAAGTCGACCTTCGAGTACGAGCCACTCGTGATGCTCTCGATCTTCTTCCCCCTGGGGGCGTAGTAGACCGTCTTGGTCCAGCTGCCCTTGGTCTCGCTCCAGTCGGATTTGGTCTCGCGAGCGTTGAAATCCACCGTCGCCAGGATGCGTTGCTTGTCACCCGTTACGCTCAGCGTGACACTGGCTTTGATGCGTGGCCCATTGCCTCCGAATTCGCGGTCACCGTGCACCAGCTCGAAGGGCACCAGCTGCTGATCAATATTCCGCAAGGTAATGGTGGCGGTGCTGGTTGGTGCAGCCTCCGCTGGCGTGCTCTGCCCAATCAACAGGCAAGCGGCGGCGATGGCGAGAGTGGAAGCGGTAAGGCTACGAACGACTGCGTTCGACATGGCAAACTCCTGGTTGAATCAGCGCGCCCTGACTGGTGCGAGCTGATTGGAGCCTACGGGTCGCCCACAGCACGTGCTTGAGCCCCACCTCAGCGTTGTCTGAATCAAGCTTGAACTCGACCAGAACCGCGCATTCCCACGGCATTTCCGCGCAACTTTCAGTACCAGGAGCCTGGTTTGGGGGTGAGGAACCCTCGCCTGGCCCGGGTACCGCCGTTCCACTAAACTCGCAGCATGGCGGACGCCGCGAAACGCAACGCGACCTACGCGGACGTGCTGAACGCGCCGGAGAACAGGGTCGCGGAGATCCTAGATGGTGAACTCACGCTCAGCCCGCGTCCCGCGCTTGGTCACGCTTCTGCCGCATCGGCTCTAGGAGAAGAGCTCGGCCCCCCTTTCAAGCGCGGAAAGGGTGGGCCCGGTGGCTGGATCCTTCTTGGCGACCCGGAGCTCCGCCTCGGAGACAACGTCCTGGTGCCCGATCTCGCCGGCTGGCGAAAGGAGCGCTTGCCTCATGTTGGCGCGACCCAGCCTTCGGTTTCGATCGCCCCGGATTGGCTCTGCGAGGTGCTGTCACCCGGGACGGCGCGGGCCGATCGCGGCGTCAAGCTTCCCATCTATGCACGGGAAGGCGTGCAACACGTGTGGCTCGTGGATCCACTTGCGCGCCTTTTGGAGGTACTGCGACTCGAGAACGGCAGGTGGAGCATCGTGGCGGTGTACCAGCAGAATGAGAGAATCCGCGCGGAACCATTTGACGCGATCGAGCTTGACCTGAGTGTGCTCTGGGCCGACGTACTGCTTGAGGATGAGGAACGCTAGCGCGGAATTACCTTGGGCTAGACCAAGCTCTCGCGATCCATCAAGTCGGCGATGGCCGCGTTGAGGGGCACAGCCTGCTCTTCCAAGATCTCGATGCACAGCTCGACGGCGCGTCCCATGCTCGGCACCAGATGCTGAGGAATGTGCGGCTTCGTGATCCAGTTCACCGCCGTCAGCGAGGCGCGGACCGTGGTGCTCGGGACCACGAGTACCGTACACAGCAAGACGCCCTCGACGTTTTCATCATGCCCTTGCCATTCCGCGAGGATCCGTCGTTGGGTGGCGGAAGGCGCTTGGCTCATTCCCCGCGCGTCGACCAACAGCACGTGTTTGCGCGGAAATGTCGTGGCAATGCGATAGGCATCGATGACCTGCACCCAGTCATCGTCGGAAGCGCCGTCTCCCACTGTGAGGATCAAGAGGGGCCAAGTGCTGGTCTGCAGGTCAAGGGGGCCGAAGGTCGCCGCGGGCGGCGGTGGCACGCTCGACTGATGGCGAATGCCACCAGGCTTGGGCCCCTCGTCCTGGCTCACGGGCAGCTGCCACCTTCGTCTGGTACCGTCGGGACCTTCCCCGCTGCAAGGGTCGACAAGAAGCACCGGTACTGTGCCTTGGGCGCCTCGGTCTGGAAGATCACTTCGTGGCCGTCCTCCACACCGTCTTCGGGGTGCTGGAGTACGACGGCGGTGGTGCTGCCGTCGACGTTGCCGGCTGCCGGGAGCGCAACGGATTGCCGTCCGGAAAATACGAGGCGGTCGCCCAGCGGCGCGAACTGCGTGAGCTCGGGGCTCGTGGTGTCGAGCTCTGGCCCCGCTAGGTCCAAGCCGAAAGACAGGCTGGTGGAGTTTGCGATGGGAGGAAGAATGTAGGTGTCTACGATGCCTTGCTGCATCAAGACGTGGCGAGGCGCGTAGCCTGACGGCGGCTCGTGGACGATGCGGCGTCCGTAAATGGGAGGATCGGCAGGCTCACCCGCCCACTGAAATAGGCTGAGCGCGGGATCCGCCGGATGCAGGGACCACTGGTTGCTGATGTTGAGCAGGATCTCCGCGAAGACTTTCACGGCGACCGGGCTCTTCTTGTACATCACGTTCTCGATCCAGCTGCCACCCGCACCGCTCAAGATGATGCCCTTGAAGCTCGGTTCCGTGGCCAGGGTGAGGGGCGTGATGGTGGCGCCCATGGAGTGGCCCATCAGCATCTTCAGGTTCGGATCGAAGTGCGCTGGCGCTCCTTGGGTTTCTGCTCCTCCACAGCTGCTGACATCGACGTCCAGCGTATCCATCAGCTTGGCCGTGAGCGCCAACTCGAGGGCTGACTGCCTCGCGTTGTCCCGCAGCGCGAGCATGTTGCCGACGTTGAACATCAAGAACTGTTCGTCGCCGTTCGTGATGTTGCGGATCCCGCCGTGGGGACCGTCGAGGGTCACTCCGGCGTAGCCGACGCGAGCGAACTCAAGCGCCGGTCCCGTGCCTGGCTCCAGGGGCACACCATCTGCACCGCGGACTCCGCGATCCACGAGTGGACGGTCCCCGCCGCCGCCAGTGCGGCTCATCAGTACCACGGGGAAACCACTCGCCGGCATCGCGCGGCGCGGGATGGTCACGACGATGCGCGCTTCCTCTTCATGATCGAGAACGGGGTCACCGCCCTCGTTGAAGGTCCAACCGCCGCCGACTTCGTCGTAAGGCGGAGTACCGGTTTGGTACACCGGCAACTTGAGCCGCGCCTGGTAGACGCAGAAATCGTCGAACACCTCCTGGGCCTGGAAAGGCTCGCTCAACGCGGGCGTGCCCTGGTCCTGGGTGTAGCGCACCGCGTGTTCGAGGGGCGCCACCGGGTCATCCGTCGCGAACACGCTGAGCCCCGCGATGTCTTCCTTGGCGACACCCGCTTCGCTGAGCGCGGTTAGGGCTGTCTGGTACTCGGCGAACGCTGCATCGCTCAGCCCCGGCGGCTTGATTCCCTGGAGTAACGCGACCAGCTGCTTGCTCTGACCTAGAGGCGCGGTGAAAGCGCTCCTCAGGAGCACCGCGGCGTGCAGTGTGCCCGGCCGCAGTGGTCGACCCTGAAGCGGCAGTAGTGAGACCAGGTTAGGCGCGCCGAAGGGGCCGCCGTCCTTGCGAAGCTCCACCTCAACCGGTTGGCGTTCGAGGTAGCCTGGGCTGTCCTTCCCGACGTTCAGCACGAAAGCGGGCGAAGAGCCGTCGACGGACTTTGCGTAGTCAGCCAGGGTGAGCGCCTCACCCGCATCGAGCTCCGCCGCTTCGGCGGGGGTCTGGTCCAGCGTAAAGAAGATGGCAGAGCTGACACCAAAGCCGCGCGCATCCTGGCGCAGCATGCTGAGCAGGGAGTCGACGATTCGTGTTTCCGTGGGGTTAGGAAAGCCGTCGAGGTTGATGTGCCCGTCTGGCTGGCGCTGGTTCTCGCTGGGGAACGGCGCGCGGTAGATCTCAGCCACCTCGGCGTTCAGTCCGAGCTGCGCCTCGAAGTCGTGCTGCACCGCGATGCCGGGCTCCGGCTCGAGGCAGCTGTATTCGCGGCACCCGCTGGACGCAGCATCGTCAGAGCCACACGCCGCCGCGACCAGCGCTCCTAACCCCCAAATCCAAACGCTGGAACGCCGGCTGAGTCGCCGGGAACCGGTGTAAACAAAGCTGCCCCTGTCGGTCACCCTTTCTAGTATGCGCTGGTTCCGCGCGCACCGGTAGAGGCGCGGCTAGTCCGCGTGAATGACCTGCTCGGCGAAGCGCTTCATGCCGTCTTGCTTCTCTTGCAAGCTGCCGTTCATTGCCACGCCGTAGAACAGCCAGGGTTGCACGATGGCGTCAGTCACGCCGACCTCTTCGAGGCGCTTGAAGCCGTCCTTGTTGTAGGCGTCCATGCAGGTGACTTGGTACTCGAAGGGGTCGTTCTCGCGCCCCGCCTCCTTGAGGGCCGCCTTGATCTCACTGACCAGCTCCGCAATCTGAGGAGTTGTCAGCATCGCGCTGGTCCAGCCGTCGGCATACTTCACCGTGCGGCGGATGGCAGGCTTCGTGTGACCACCGACGTAGATAGGGACCCGCTGCTTCGGGGCAGGTGAGATCTGCAAGCGGTCAAAGTTGTAGTGCTCTCCGTGGTACTCCACCATGCCGCCGCCGAGCAGCAGCCGGATGATCTCGATGGCTTCGTTCGCGCGTGGGCCGCGTGTCTTGTAGTCCGCGCCGCACCATTCGAATTCCTCGGGGATCCAACCGAGGCCGACACCGAGGATGACGCGCCCCTCAGCCAGCACCGCACACGACTGCACGGTGCGCGCGACGAGCAACGGGTTGCGTATGGCGAGCTTCATCACGCTGGTGCAGAAGCCGAGCTTTTCGGTGACCGCCGCCATGGCAGGGATGGCGACCCACGGCTCGAGCCAGGGCGTGTCTGCCGTCCAGAAGCGCTTGCCGTCAGCGGTGTACGGATAGTCTTCGTCGACCTTTTCCGGGTAGAAAACAGCGTCCGGCAGCGCTGCGTGGGTGAAGCCGCACTCCTCGGCGGTGCGCGCGAGGGGCAGGTAGTGATCGATCGGGGAGAGCGCAGGAGAAAACGTATACTTCATGCCAGCATTCCTCCATCCACGCGGATGTGTTCGCCATTGATGTGAGCCGCGTCCTTGGACGCCAGAAAGCAGATCAAGCTCGCGGCAGCTTCCGGCGGGCGGTACTTGTCCTGTCCGGTGATGCGCGCGAGGAGTCCCGGGTCCGCGCCTTCGGGCAACACGAACGCGTTGTGCATGGGTGTCTTCACCGCGCCAGGGCAGACGGCGTTGGCACGGAGCCCTTGGTTCTTGTACTCGACGCTGAGCCCATGGGTCAGGGACAAGATGCCGCCCTTTGACGCGGTATAGGCCAAGGTCCAGGGGTGACCACCGAGCGCAGCGGTGCTCGAGGTGTTCACGATCGCACCCTTGACCTTCAACAAATGGGGAATTGCCTCGCGGCAAAACAAGAAGGTGCCTGTCAGGTTCACGTCAAGGATGCGTTGCCAGTCGCTGAGCTTGATCTGGTGGCTGTGCTCGAAACGCAGAATCCCCGCCACGTTGCACAACACGTTCAGCTGCCCGAAGTGTTGCACCGTGCTTGCCACGCACTTCGTGACGCTCGCTTCGTCGCTGACGTCGAGGGCGAAGCTGAGGGCATCGCCTGCGGAGGCCTTGCAGCTGCTCACCACCTCTTCCAAGGCATCAGCCTGCAGGTCGACGCACGCGACCTTCGCGCCCTCTTCGGCGAGGCGTAGCGCCGTGGCGCGACCGATGCCGCTAGCAGCGCCGGTGACGAGCGCGACTTTGCCTGCGAAACGCGTCACAGATCTCTCGTTTCCATGGGGAAGTTCGACGCGACTGCACCGCCGTCAACTTCGAGCATCTTTCCGGTGATCCATGAAGCTGCCGGTGAGCAGAGGAAGATCGCGGCGCTTGCCACGTCTCGAGGCTGACCGATGCGCCGCATCGGCAACGCTTGCTCCATCTTCTCCCGCATGCCCTCCATGCCGAGGAACGGCGCCAGGGCTGGCGTCTCCACGGAGCCAACGGACAAGCCATTGACGCGGATCTTCGGTGCGAGCTCATGGCCCAAGACGTGAGTCATGTGGGCCAGGCCAGCCTTCGCCGTGGCGTAAGCGACGAAGCCGCGCTCCACTTGGTGGTCCAGCGCCGAGGAGATGTTGAGCACACAGCCGACGGGAGCCGGACCGTCCCCTTCGAGCATCAAGCGCGCGGCGAGGCGCGTCAGCAGGAAGGCAGACGTCAAGCTGAAGCGCAACGTATGCTCGAAGGTGCGTTCGCTCGTCTCGAGCGCCGGCTTGTACGGGCCGCCGCCGGCGTTGTTGACCAACACGCTCAGGCGCCCAAAATGTTTCCGCGTGGCTTCGACCAAGCTCTCTAGCGCCTTGCGGTCGGTCACATCCGTCGGCACGACCAGGGCTTCTGCGCCCAGCGCCCGCACCCGCGACGCCACCGACTCGAGGTCGGCTGCAGTGCGAGCTGCGAGCACGACGTCGGCTCCCGCCTCTGCGAAGGCTTCAGCAATGGCGGCGCCGATGCCTTTCCCGGCGCCGGTGATCAGCGCCACTTGGCGATCGAGGCGGAAATCGTCGAGGATCATACTTGCTCCGCAGCTGAGGGCGCTGGCGCGTGGAGCACGCGCTCGCTGGTGTTGACGATGTGGATCTTCGAGAGGTCGATGAAGCTCGCGACGTCGCGACCGATGCGCTTCATGTTCGCGATATCGCCCCCGTAGAAACGCGTGAGATCGGTGACGTCCTCTTCCTCGCGGAACTGTAGCTCGACGATGGCGTCGTAAGGCGGGGCGCCTTCGCTCAGCGCTTCGACCACCACGCCGCGCAGGTAGCGCCAGAGGGGGTGGACTTCCAGCGCCAGCGGCGTGTGAGTCAGATGCCAGTGGCGTAGGAACGCGTCTTCAGTCAGCTCTGGCTTGCGATAGATCAGGCTGATCTGTTTGATGCCTGGGGAGCGCTCTCCGACGGGCCACGCGCGCTCGTAGTCGCGTGCGACAGCGACAGCGAGTAAGTAGCCGTCCAAGT encodes:
- a CDS encoding glucose 1-dehydrogenase codes for the protein MILDDFRLDRQVALITGAGKGIGAAIAEAFAEAGADVVLAARTAADLESVASRVRALGAEALVVPTDVTDRKALESLVEATRKHFGRLSVLVNNAGGGPYKPALETSERTFEHTLRFSLTSAFLLTRLAARLMLEGDGPAPVGCVLNISSALDHQVERGFVAYATAKAGLAHMTHVLGHELAPKIRVNGLSVGSVETPALAPFLGMEGMREKMEQALPMRRIGQPRDVASAAIFLCSPAASWITGKMLEVDGGAVASNFPMETRDL
- a CDS encoding EthD family reductase; translated protein: MHPPLDDYPIHHSLCCVLWRGAETSLEGFAASLEPALAELVTELDGSAELSGAATGALTLNLADGPPSPLERSQEDGGQVAALVTLQLPPGNSRAEQARNAWEVLERHLAPHAHHLDGYLLAVAVARDYERAWPVGERSPGIKQISLIYRKPELTEDAFLRHWHLTHTPLALEVHPLWRYLRGVVVEALSEGAPPYDAIVELQFREEEDVTDLTRFYGGDIANMKRIGRDVASFIDLSKIHIVNTSERVLHAPAPSAAEQV